The following coding sequences lie in one Musa acuminata AAA Group cultivar baxijiao chromosome BXJ3-1, Cavendish_Baxijiao_AAA, whole genome shotgun sequence genomic window:
- the LOC135629375 gene encoding probable E3 ubiquitin ligase SUD1 produces MEEIADHPFTSSSSSSVDGQATVAGPYSSVAAPPPPPLAPPSPPATGSSVVGRFYDDDDEEGDVCRICRNPGDADNPLRYPCACSGSIKFVHQDCLLQWLNHSNARQCEVCKHTFSFSPVYAENAPTRLPFEEFVVGMTMKACHVMQFFLRLAFVLSVWLLMIPFITFWIWRLTFVRSLSEAQRLFFSHMSAPVILTDCLHGFLLSASIVFIFLGATSLRDYFRHLRELGGHDAERDDGQERNGARAVRRLPGPVNRVPVGDGNAEDAGGAQGIAGAGQIIRRNAENVAARLEMQAARLEAHVEQMFDGLDDADGAEDVPFDELVGMQGPVFHLVENAITVLASNAIFLGVVILLPFSLGRIVLYYVTWFFASVSNPMMEKVMPLSESALSLANSTLKIALSAAKNLSSESNNEGLLGNMMEAVTGSQKINVTGLHEFSNSVDGSVSADLVKGTVIGSSHLSDVTTLAVGYMFIFCFIFFYFGLLALIRYIRGERMIFGRLYNLLTIAEAVPSLLRQLLAGMRHLMTMFKVAFLLVIELGVFPLMCGWWLDVCTLRMLGATIAQRVEFFSVSPVFSSSIHWLVGIIYMLQISIFVSLLRGVLRNGVLYFLRDPADPNYNPFRDLIDDPVHKHARRVLLSVAVYGSLIVMLNFLPVKLAMRLAPSIFPLDITIFDPFTEIPTDVLLFQICIPFAIEHFKLRTTIKSLLRHWFKAVGWALGLTDYLLPPSEGNGNQDAGNMEAVRRDRLHVARQGGAGENDQPLVPRIAAEDHLGTVDIVGNADAAEESDVDDPADSEYGFVLRIVLLLVLAWMTLLLFNSAMIVLPVSLGRALFNAIPRLPITHGFKCNDLFAFSIGCYIIWIVVAGTRYSVDYIKTHRVHVLVLQIWKWCAIILKSSALLSIWIFIIPVLIGLLFELLVIVPLRVPVDESPVFLLYQDWALGLIFLKIWTRLVILDQMAPLVDENWRRKFERLREDGFSRLRGLWVLREIMIPIISKLLTALCIPYVFAKGIFPVFGYSLMVNSAVYRFAWLGCCLFSLLCFCAKRFHVWFTNLHNSIRDDRYLIGRRLHNYGEEITNEPETWSHVQDLNSADNNLIHHEQEAEIGLRFRHANQRPNRQ; encoded by the exons ATGGAGGAGATCGCCGATCACCCCTTcacttcctcatcctcctcctccgttGATGGGCAAGCGACCGTGGCCGGACCCTATTCCTCCGTGGCTGCGCCGCCCCCTCCTCCTCTTGCTCCTCCGTCTCCACCGGCGACGGGCTCCTCAGTCGTCGGGAGGTTCTACGACGACGATGATGAGGAGGGGGACGTGTGCCGAATCTGTCGCAACCCCGGGGACGCCGACAACCCCCTCCGCTACCCTTGCGCCTGCAGCGGGAGCATCAAATTTGTCCACCAGGATTGTCTCCTCCAGTGGCTCAACCACAGCAACGCTCGCCAGTGCGAG GTCTGTAAACatactttttctttttccccTGTTTATGCTGAGAATGCCCCTACAAGACTTCCTTTTGAAGAATTTGTGGTTGGAATGACAATGAAAGCATGCCATGTTATGCAATTCTTCCTTCGGCTGGCTTTTGTTCTTTCTGTTTGGCTCCTTATGATACCTTTCATTACATTTTGGATTTGGCGCCTAACGTTCGTGAGGAGTCTTAGTGAAGCTCAGAGGCTGTTTTTCAGTCACATGTCTGCACCTGTAATACTCACTGATTGCTTgcatggttttctactttctgCTAGCATTGTGTTTATATTTCTTGGTGCAACCTCTTTAAGAGATTACTTTAGACATTTACGAGAACTTGGAGGACATGACGCTGAGAGGGACGATGGTCAGGAAAGGAATGGTGCTCGTGCTGTTAGGAGGCTTCCTGGCCCTGTTAATAGAGTCCCTGTTGGTGATGGGAATGCTGAAGATGCAGGTGGGGCTCAAGGAATTGCTGGGGCAGGCCAAATAATTAGACGTAATGCGGAAAATGTTGCTGCTCGTCTAGAAATGCAGGCTGCTCGTCTTGAAGCTCATGTTGAGCAGATGTTTGATGGATTAGATGATGCTGATGGTGCTGAAGATGTGCCATTTGATGAGCTTGTTGGTATGCAAGGGCCTGTCTTCCATTTGGTTGAAAATGCTATAACT GTGCTGGCAAGTAATGCTATATTCCTGGGTGTTgtcattcttcttcctttctcattAGGGAGGATTGTCCTCTACTACGTCACATGGTTCTTTGCATCAGTCTCTAACCCAATGATGGAAAAAGTCATGCCACTTTCAGAATCAGCCCTTTCCTTGGCCAACAGCACATTGAAGATTGCACTGTCTGCAGCAAAGAACTTGTCAAGTGAAAGCAATAATGAAGGCCTCCTGGGGAACATGATGGAGGCAGTCACTGGATCCCAGAAAATTAATGTCACTGGTCTACATGAGTTCTCTAATAGTGTTGACGGGTCTGTTTCAGCTGATCTTGTCAAGGGAACAGTTATTGGCTCCTCACATCTTTCTGATGTGACTACTCTTGCAGTTGGATATATGTTCATATTttgctttattttcttttattttgggcTCCTTGCTTTGATCCGATACATTAGAGGTGAGAGAATGATATTTGGGAGACTTTATAATTTACTTACAATAGCGGAAGCTGTTCCTTCTCTTCTTAGGCAGCTCCTGGCAGGAATGAGACATCTGATGACCATGTTTAAGGTTGCGTTTCTTTTAGTTATTGAACTTGGGGTTTTCCCATTGATGTGTGGGTGGTGGCTTGATGTGTGCACTTTGAGGATGCTGGGGGCAACAATTGCTCAAAGAGTTGAATTCTTTTCTGTCTCACCTGTATTTAGCTCCTCAATTCACTGGCTCGTTGGTATTATTTACATGCTCCAGATCAGCATTTTTGTCAGTCTTCTTAGAGGG GTGTTGCGGAATGGAGTTCTCTATTTTCTGCGGGATCCAGCAGATCCAAATTATAATCCATTCCGTGACCTTATTGATGACCCAGTGCATAAACATGCACGACGCGTTTTGCTGTCTGTTGCTGTTTATGGCAGTTTGATAGTAATGCTCAACTTCTTACCCGTCAAACTTGCTATGCGTCTTGCACCTTCCATCTTCCCTTTGGACATCAC TATCTTTGACCCATTCACTGAAATTCCTACTGACGTACTACTGTTCCAAATTTGCATACCATTTGCTATTGAGCATTTCAAGCTACGGACAACAATCAAATCTCTTCTTCGGCATTGGTTTAAAGCAGTTGGTTGGGCTCTTGGTTTGACTGATTACTTGCTGCCACCATCCGAAGGAAATGGCAATCAAGATGCTGGCAACATGGAAGCAGTGAGACGAGACAGATTACATGTTGCTCGTCAAGGTGGTGCTGGTGAGAATGATCAGCCTTTGGTACCGAGAATTGCTGCTGAAGATCATCTAGGTACGGTTGATATTGTTGGAAATGCTGATGCTGCTGAAGAATCTGATGTAGATGATCCAGCAGATTCTGA GTATGGTTTTGTTCTTCGTATTGTCTTATTGCTGGTCTTGGCGTGGATGACACTTTTGCTTTTCAATTCTGCAATGATCGTCCTGCCTGTCTCCCTTGGGCGTGCACTCTTTAATGCTATTCCTAGGCTTCCAATTACTCATGGTTTCAAGTGCAATG ATCTCTTTGCTTTCAGTATTGGGTGTTACATCATCTGGATTGTTGTAGCTGGAACAAGGTATTCAGTTGATTATATCAAAACCCATAGAGTACATGTTTTGGTATTGCAGATATGGAAATGGTGTGCAATTATACTGAAGAGCTCTGCCCTCTTGTCAATATGG ATCTTTATCATCCCAGTGCTTATTGGCCTCTTGTTTGAGCTTCTGGTGATTGTGCCACTGAGGGTGCCTGTGGATGAAAGCCCAGTTTTTCTCCTGTATCAGGACTGGGCTTTAGGCCTTATATTCCTGAAGATCTGGACTCGCTTG GTGATTTTAGATCAGATGGCACCACTAGTTGATGAGAACTGGCGCAGGAAGTTTGAAAGATTAAGAGAGGATGGCTTCTCACGCTTGAGGGGACTCTGGGTGCTGCGTGAGATTATGATTCCAATCATCTCAAAACTGCTGACCGCACTCTGCATCCCCTATGTGTTCGCAAAAGGCATCTTCCCCGTCTTTGGCTATTCATTGATGGTAAACTCTGCGGTGTACCGGTTTGCCTGGCTGGGCTGCTGCCTCTTCAGTTTGTTGTGCTTCTGTGCCAAGAGGTTCCATGTCTGGTTCACCAATCTTCACAATTCCATCAGGGATGACAGATACCTCATTGGGCGTAGGTTGCATAACTATGGGGAGGAGATCACAAATGAACCAGAGACCTGGTCCCATGTCCAAGACTTGAACTCTGCTGATAATAATTTAATTCACCACGAACAAGAAGCTGAGATTGGACTGAGGTTCAGACATGCTAATCAGCGCCCTAATCGACAATAG